A single region of the candidate division WOR-3 bacterium genome encodes:
- a CDS encoding T9SS type A sorting domain-containing protein, with amino-acid sequence MSYILHRPRAIRYMIMSIFLVIFLPYLSPAKTVEVINPAFGDIYFINDIQTVQWQSDYLFDNARIELYKGKEYLCTLAALCENVETFEWTVSQGLVSGEDYQIKVIDTQDENNYGFSRYFRIAAHNPIDEADYPMPVTYSRQWEIHTVDNVADVGYFTGIDVDSQNHPHISYYDDSNDDLKHAYWDGSVWHTEVVDATGNVGTWTSLAVNRNDDNIHISYCDESNRDLKYARWNGSSWSVQTIDGSGNRGEYTCIALDSNGSPHISYIYGGSGDLMYAFWTGTIWGTMCVDDEDDTGRYTGIAIDNNNYPHFSYHDYTWNLWTHRHWAKYAYYTGSGWVRQWVDQRYYTGYYTSIAVDSTNVPHISYQGASHCDYAVRTGGSWSLTAVDPHVGDLYIAGTSMLIGNDGTPMVAYYRASSTFEGCLAFAFYDGANWVIEYVDTVGSVGGFPSMVMDGNGYLHISYVDYTNTALKYAKVLFTSIQEEHDAQQMIGQRLCLRPNPSNNGIVTISYKLSVSGLVRLSVYDALGREVKTLVNGIKSAGEHSTTWNSCDKDGVKVAAGIYFVQYTTLDNIQTKKLLLLR; translated from the coding sequence ATGAGTTATATATTACATAGACCAAGGGCCATCAGATATATGATAATGAGCATTTTTTTAGTTATTTTTTTGCCATATCTGAGCCCGGCGAAAACTGTTGAGGTTATCAATCCAGCATTTGGAGACATATACTTTATCAATGATATCCAGACTGTCCAATGGCAGTCAGATTATCTTTTTGATAATGCTCGGATTGAATTGTATAAGGGAAAAGAGTATCTATGCACACTGGCAGCACTGTGTGAAAATGTGGAAACGTTTGAATGGACAGTATCGCAAGGGCTGGTTTCTGGAGAAGATTATCAAATCAAGGTTATTGATACGCAGGATGAAAACAACTATGGTTTCAGCCGGTACTTCAGAATTGCCGCCCACAATCCTATAGATGAAGCCGATTATCCTATGCCAGTTACATATTCCCGTCAGTGGGAAATACATACTGTTGACAATGTTGCTGATGTAGGCTATTTCACAGGCATTGATGTTGATAGCCAGAACCATCCGCATATCAGTTATTATGATGACAGCAATGATGATTTAAAACACGCATATTGGGATGGTTCAGTATGGCATACTGAGGTTGTGGACGCTACGGGTAATGTCGGGACGTGGACCTCGCTTGCTGTCAATAGAAACGACGACAATATTCACATAAGTTATTGCGATGAAAGTAATCGCGATTTAAAATATGCCAGATGGAATGGTTCATCTTGGTCTGTTCAGACCATTGATGGATCGGGTAATCGGGGTGAATATACCTGCATAGCCCTTGATTCAAATGGTAGCCCACATATCAGCTATATCTATGGCGGTTCAGGGGATCTTATGTATGCATTCTGGACAGGAACCATTTGGGGAACTATGTGTGTTGATGATGAAGACGATACTGGACGGTATACCGGAATTGCTATCGACAATAACAATTATCCGCACTTCAGTTACCATGATTACACCTGGAACCTTTGGACTCATCGACATTGGGCAAAATATGCTTATTATACTGGTTCTGGATGGGTCAGGCAATGGGTCGATCAGAGATATTATACAGGATACTACACCTCCATTGCTGTGGATTCGACCAATGTGCCACATATCAGTTATCAGGGTGCCAGTCATTGTGATTATGCGGTGCGCACAGGCGGAAGCTGGTCGCTTACAGCCGTTGATCCACATGTCGGCGATCTATATATTGCTGGTACATCTATGCTGATTGGTAACGACGGAACTCCGATGGTTGCGTATTATCGAGCGAGTTCAACATTTGAAGGTTGTCTTGCTTTTGCTTTTTATGATGGCGCGAATTGGGTGATTGAGTATGTTGATACTGTCGGCAGTGTTGGCGGTTTTCCATCAATGGTTATGGATGGCAACGGTTATCTACACATCAGCTATGTGGATTATACAAATACTGCGTTAAAATATGCAAAGGTACTCTTCACCAGTATCCAAGAAGAACACGATGCGCAACAGATGATTGGTCAAAGATTGTGCCTGAGACCAAATCCATCTAATAATGGAATAGTTACTATAAGTTATAAATTGTCGGTTAGTGGTTTGGTGCGCCTTAGTGTGTACGATGCGCTTGGCAGAGAGGTTAAGACACTGGTAAATGGAATAAAGTCAGCTGGTGAACACAGCACGACATGGAACAGTTGTGATAAAGATGGTGTGAAGGTTGCGGCAGGTATTTATTTCGTACAGTACACCACCTTGGACAATATTCAAACCAAGAAGTTACTACTTTTGAGATAA
- a CDS encoding methylmalonyl-CoA mutase, with amino-acid sequence MLFSPDDIKKLDYEKDLGDPGEFPFTRGVYSSMYTGRLWTMRQYAGYATAEESNRRYKYLLKQGQTGLSVAFDLPTQMGYDSDSPLAEGEVGKTGVAIDTLQDMEILFDGIPLDKVSTSMTINATAAILLAMYIAVAEKQGVPKSILRGTVQNDILKEYIARGTYIYPPVPSMKITIDIIEYCSEYLPKWNTISVSGYHIREAGATAVQELAFTIANGITYVKYAVEREKLEVDTFAPRISFFFNAHNNFFEEIAKFRAARRLWARLIKEKFNAKAPKSMMLRFHTQTAGCTLTAQEPQNNAIRVAFQALAAVLGGTQSLHTNSYDEALSLPTEESVKLALRTQQLIAYETKIPEIIDPLGGSYCIESLTDRLEKGALEYLEKIEELGGALNAIEKGYFQREIHRSAYEYQKAVEKGEINVVGVNKFATESSRRHFSILRVSPQVVKKQLRRTQKIKKERDNKKVRAALERLKRAAVKGSNLMEPILECVKAYASVGEISDTLRRVYGEYKEEKIF; translated from the coding sequence ATGCTTTTTTCTCCTGATGATATAAAAAAGTTGGATTATGAAAAGGACCTGGGAGACCCGGGTGAGTTTCCTTTTACACGCGGGGTGTATTCTTCGATGTATACGGGTCGGCTCTGGACCATGCGTCAGTATGCCGGTTATGCAACAGCCGAAGAATCGAATCGCCGATACAAATATCTGTTGAAACAGGGACAGACCGGTTTGTCTGTCGCCTTTGATCTACCGACCCAGATGGGTTATGATTCTGACAGTCCTTTGGCTGAAGGAGAGGTGGGAAAGACCGGAGTCGCAATCGATACTCTTCAGGATATGGAGATTCTTTTCGACGGTATTCCTCTGGATAAAGTAAGCACCTCGATGACGATCAATGCCACCGCGGCGATTCTTCTGGCGATGTATATCGCGGTTGCGGAAAAACAGGGAGTACCGAAGTCGATTCTGCGTGGTACGGTCCAGAATGATATTTTAAAAGAATATATTGCACGCGGCACATATATTTATCCGCCTGTTCCTTCAATGAAGATTACAATTGATATAATAGAATACTGCAGTGAATATCTGCCCAAATGGAATACGATTTCTGTTTCCGGCTATCACATCAGAGAAGCCGGTGCAACGGCTGTGCAGGAACTTGCTTTCACGATCGCTAACGGCATTACTTATGTGAAATATGCGGTTGAGCGGGAAAAACTCGAAGTGGATACATTTGCTCCGCGTATCTCTTTCTTCTTCAACGCACATAATAATTTCTTTGAAGAGATTGCAAAATTCAGGGCGGCACGCCGTCTCTGGGCGAGGTTGATCAAAGAAAAATTCAATGCAAAGGCTCCCAAGTCAATGATGCTCAGATTTCATACCCAGACCGCGGGATGCACCCTGACCGCCCAGGAGCCTCAGAACAATGCGATCAGGGTCGCCTTTCAGGCGCTTGCGGCTGTCCTGGGCGGCACCCAGAGTCTCCATACCAACTCGTACGACGAGGCGTTGTCACTCCCCACTGAGGAGTCGGTGAAACTGGCGCTGCGTACCCAGCAGCTCATTGCCTATGAGACTAAGATTCCCGAGATTATTGATCCTCTGGGAGGGAGTTACTGCATCGAGTCTTTGACAGACAGATTAGAAAAGGGTGCCCTGGAATATCTTGAGAAGATAGAAGAACTCGGCGGCGCCCTTAACGCGATTGAAAAAGGTTATTTCCAGCGGGAGATACACAGAAGTGCGTATGAGTATCAAAAGGCAGTGGAAAAGGGAGAGATCAATGTGGTGGGGGTGAACAAGTTCGCCACGGAATCTTCCAGAAGACATTTTTCCATACTCAGGGTTTCTCCGCAGGTGGTGAAGAAACAACTCAGAAGAACACAGAAGATAAAAAAGGAGAGAGACAACAAAAAAGTCAGGGCGGCTCTGGAGAGATTGAAACGGGCAGCGGTCAAGGGATCGAATTTGATGGAGCCGATCCTGGAGTGTGTCAAGGCATACGCCAGTGTCGGAGAGATTTCAGATACCCTGAGAAGGGTCTATGGTGAATATAAAGAAGAAAAGATATTTTAG
- a CDS encoding alanine dehydrogenase → MIFGIPKELAPFKQTPEYRVGFSPMGVRELMLYGAKFYVETKAGEGAGFSDADYEKAGATVVYSKEEAYKRADIVLKVRRPQQEEYSYIKEGQTIMGFIHLVTAKKEFYQLINEKKITLIGYEIIQRDDGRLPVVIPMSEMAGKLSVQIAGRLLESPNRGRGILLGGIPGIPPAEVVILGAGTLGCNAAKSFAGIGANVYVLDINRDRLDEIACQTAGSKVTTMFATKHNIEKLVKFADVVICAVLVPGKRSPILITREMVRSMRRGSVLIDFSIDQGGCSETSKIAPSGQFIYTIDGVIHFCMPNATTLVARTATHTITSGIFPYLRIITESGLEQTLNTNPDLRRGIYAADGVIKEEYRL, encoded by the coding sequence GTGATTTTCGGTATACCCAAGGAATTAGCTCCTTTCAAACAGACGCCTGAGTATCGGGTGGGATTCTCACCAATGGGCGTGCGGGAATTGATGCTCTATGGAGCGAAATTTTATGTCGAGACCAAGGCAGGGGAAGGAGCGGGATTTTCCGATGCTGATTATGAAAAGGCCGGAGCCACAGTCGTCTATTCCAAAGAAGAGGCGTACAAAAGGGCTGATATTGTTTTAAAGGTACGCAGGCCCCAGCAGGAGGAATATTCCTATATCAAGGAAGGACAGACGATAATGGGGTTTATCCATCTGGTCACAGCAAAGAAAGAGTTCTATCAGCTCATCAATGAAAAGAAGATTACTCTGATCGGTTATGAAATCATTCAGCGGGATGACGGAAGATTACCCGTAGTCATTCCGATGAGTGAGATGGCGGGTAAGCTGTCCGTGCAGATCGCCGGTCGATTACTGGAATCGCCGAACCGCGGTCGGGGCATTCTGCTCGGCGGTATTCCCGGTATCCCACCCGCCGAGGTCGTGATTCTCGGCGCCGGAACACTGGGTTGCAACGCTGCAAAGTCATTCGCCGGCATAGGAGCGAATGTCTATGTACTGGATATAAACAGGGATAGATTGGATGAGATCGCCTGCCAGACCGCCGGTTCAAAGGTCACCACGATGTTCGCGACAAAACATAATATCGAGAAACTCGTTAAATTCGCCGATGTGGTGATCTGCGCTGTACTGGTACCGGGAAAGAGGTCGCCGATTCTGATCACCAGGGAGATGGTTAGATCAATGCGCCGCGGTTCCGTGCTCATCGATTTCTCGATCGACCAGGGCGGTTGTTCTGAGACCTCAAAGATCGCACCGAGCGGACAATTTATTTACACGATCGACGGTGTTATACATTTCTGTATGCCCAATGCAACGACCCTTGTGGCACGAACCGCAACCCACACCATAACTTCGGGAATCTTCCCTTATCTGCGTATAATAACCGAATCCGGTCTGGAACAGACACTTAATACGAATCCGGATTTAAGGCGGGGCATCTATGCGGCGGACGGTGTGATAAAAGAGGAGTACCGATTATGA
- a CDS encoding acetyl-CoA hydrolase/transferase family protein, with translation MSWFDNYKKKKCSIEEAVSVVKSNDRVYISGNAATPFRLMEALAQRKDELKNVEIAHVLLFGDDPLSKPGMEGHFRHNSLFVGPADRAAVNEGKADYIPVFLYEIPQLFYSGELPIDVAFMHLSPPDEHGFMSYGVECLASKAAAETAKTVIAQVNEKMPRTLGDSFIHVSRVAKIVEISEELPELEPIPFTEVEKRIGLNIAGLVEDGSTLQLGIGGIPNAALKAMFDKKDLGVHTEMVSDSIMEAIEAGVITGAKKTLHHGKIIATFYLGTKQLYEFIDNNPIFETHPTEYTNHPFIIRQNEKMVAINSAIEVDLTGQVCSDSIGTRIYSGFGGQVDFIRGAAQSKGGKPIIALPSTAKGGKISKIVPTLQIGAGVVTTRADVHYIVTEYGVAYLHGKNLRQRAEALISIAHPDFREMLEQEAKKRRLL, from the coding sequence ATGAGTTGGTTTGATAATTACAAAAAGAAAAAGTGTTCCATTGAGGAAGCGGTTTCAGTGGTGAAGAGTAATGATCGGGTGTATATCAGCGGAAATGCAGCGACTCCGTTCAGACTTATGGAGGCCCTGGCTCAGAGAAAGGATGAATTGAAGAATGTAGAGATCGCACATGTGCTCTTGTTCGGTGACGATCCTTTATCAAAACCGGGTATGGAAGGGCATTTCAGACACAATTCACTTTTTGTCGGTCCTGCAGACCGGGCGGCGGTGAATGAAGGCAAAGCAGATTACATTCCAGTATTCCTGTATGAGATACCGCAGTTGTTCTATTCCGGCGAATTACCGATCGATGTTGCTTTTATGCACCTGTCACCGCCTGATGAACATGGTTTTATGAGTTATGGAGTGGAGTGTCTGGCGTCGAAGGCGGCGGCAGAGACTGCTAAGACGGTCATCGCTCAGGTTAATGAAAAGATGCCGCGTACCCTGGGAGATTCTTTCATCCATGTATCACGGGTGGCGAAGATCGTCGAAATTTCCGAGGAACTGCCAGAACTGGAACCTATTCCATTCACCGAGGTCGAAAAGAGAATCGGTTTGAATATCGCCGGGCTCGTTGAAGACGGCTCCACGCTTCAGCTCGGTATCGGTGGTATCCCAAACGCCGCCCTCAAGGCGATGTTCGACAAAAAAGATCTGGGAGTCCATACTGAGATGGTTTCAGACAGTATCATGGAAGCGATTGAAGCCGGTGTGATCACCGGTGCGAAGAAGACCCTGCATCACGGTAAGATCATTGCGACCTTTTATCTCGGAACAAAGCAGTTATACGAATTCATCGACAACAATCCAATTTTTGAAACACACCCTACAGAGTATACAAACCATCCTTTTATCATAAGACAGAACGAAAAGATGGTGGCGATCAACTCCGCTATTGAGGTCGATCTGACCGGTCAGGTCTGCTCAGACTCCATAGGAACCAGAATATATTCCGGATTCGGAGGGCAGGTTGATTTTATCCGCGGCGCCGCCCAGTCAAAAGGCGGAAAACCGATTATTGCATTGCCTTCAACCGCAAAAGGAGGAAAGATTTCGAAGATCGTACCTACTCTCCAGATCGGTGCCGGTGTGGTAACCACAAGAGCCGATGTTCACTATATCGTGACTGAATACGGAGTCGCCTATCTCCACGGTAAAAATTTACGGCAACGTGCAGAGGCGTTGATAAGTATCGCGCATCCTGATTTCCGGGAGATGCTTGAACAGGAAGCGAAGAAGAGGAGGTTGTTATGA
- the mce gene encoding methylmalonyl-CoA epimerase yields the protein MKLAHIAVAVKKINERIEVWQKIFGFNLKTTTEVADQKVKVAVLEGDGFHLELLEPLNEESSVDKFIKKRGEGLHHLCFEVEDLEGVLASLRSNNIELIDQKPRMGAVGKKIAFLHPRSMGGVLIELVQK from the coding sequence ATGAAGCTCGCCCACATTGCAGTGGCGGTGAAGAAGATCAACGAACGTATTGAAGTCTGGCAGAAGATTTTCGGATTCAACCTGAAGACGACCACTGAGGTTGCAGACCAGAAGGTTAAGGTCGCGGTCCTTGAAGGAGACGGCTTTCACCTTGAACTGCTGGAACCGTTGAATGAAGAGAGTTCCGTGGATAAATTTATCAAGAAACGGGGTGAGGGATTACATCACCTCTGTTTTGAAGTGGAGGATCTGGAAGGTGTTCTTGCTTCACTGCGTTCAAATAACATCGAGTTAATCGATCAGAAACCCAGGATGGGTGCTGTAGGTAAAAAGATTGCATTTCTCCATCCGAGAAGCATGGGAGGGGTTCTGATTGAATTGGTGCAGAAGTGA
- a CDS encoding aminotransferase class I/II-fold pyridoxal phosphate-dependent enzyme, which produces MHIESKIVHGGQHPDKETGALSPPIYQTSTFAFRDADHGARLFKQEEEGHIYTRLSNPTIDLLASKIALLESAEAGLIFSSGLAAVFNVVVTLIKSGGHIVSDDTIYGGTFALLKNVLPNLGIDVTFIDASDTDKLASAITDKTKLIFIETPANPTLKIIDISACAEIARTRKIPLCVDNTFATPYLQRPIELGADIVVHSATKYFGGHGDIIGGVVVGKKDFIHELWDVAKEIGACNSPFNAWLILRGLKTLAVRMDRHCDNAMKIAEYLSGHKKVERVYYPGLSTHPGYEIARKQMSKFGGMVGFDLKGGKEAGKIVMNSVKLCILAVSLGDVDTLIEHPASMTHSTYSEEELRDCGIKPGFVRLSVGLEHCDDLIADLEQAFENI; this is translated from the coding sequence ATGCATATCGAGTCAAAAATAGTGCACGGTGGGCAACATCCGGATAAAGAGACCGGTGCGCTTTCGCCGCCGATTTATCAGACATCAACATTTGCATTTCGTGATGCCGACCACGGTGCACGCCTTTTTAAACAGGAAGAAGAGGGTCATATTTACACCCGGTTGAGTAATCCGACGATTGACCTGCTGGCGAGCAAAATTGCGCTTCTGGAATCGGCTGAAGCCGGGTTGATATTCTCTTCAGGCCTTGCCGCGGTCTTTAATGTCGTCGTCACCCTGATAAAGAGCGGCGGGCATATCGTCTCTGATGATACCATCTACGGCGGCACCTTCGCGCTCTTGAAGAACGTTCTGCCGAATCTCGGGATAGACGTGACATTTATCGATGCTTCAGATACTGATAAGCTTGCTTCAGCGATTACTGATAAGACAAAACTTATCTTCATCGAAACGCCGGCGAATCCTACCTTGAAGATCATTGATATCAGCGCCTGTGCTGAAATCGCCCGCACCAGAAAGATCCCGCTCTGTGTTGATAATACTTTCGCCACCCCTTATCTGCAGAGGCCGATTGAGCTCGGTGCAGATATTGTCGTCCATTCAGCAACCAAATATTTCGGGGGACACGGTGATATTATCGGCGGTGTTGTGGTCGGGAAGAAGGATTTCATCCATGAATTATGGGATGTGGCGAAAGAGATCGGAGCCTGCAATTCACCGTTTAACGCCTGGCTTATTTTAAGGGGATTGAAAACCCTCGCCGTGCGTATGGATCGGCACTGTGATAATGCAATGAAGATCGCCGAGTATCTTTCCGGACATAAGAAGGTTGAACGGGTTTATTATCCAGGGTTGAGTACGCATCCGGGATATGAGATCGCCAGAAAACAGATGAGTAAATTCGGCGGGATGGTCGGTTTTGACCTTAAAGGCGGAAAAGAAGCCGGTAAGATCGTTATGAACTCGGTCAAGCTCTGTATCCTGGCGGTCAGCCTCGGTGATGTCGATACCTTGATTGAACATCCGGCTTCAATGACGCATTCCACTTACAGCGAGGAGGAGTTGAGGGACTGCGGTATAAAACCCGGCTTTGTCAGATTATCGGTCGGGCTTGAACACTGTGATGATTTGATTGCCGATCTGGAACAGGCGTTTGAGAACATATAG
- a CDS encoding hydroxymethylglutaryl-CoA synthase, with the protein MVGIIGYGSYLPRYRIKVEDIAHQWGRDPETIKRGLLLKEKTVPGMDEDTITISVEAGRNALKRAGIDPVEIGALYIGSESHPYAVKPSGTVVAEALGIVPEVHIADYEFACKAGTEAMFVAHALVKAGLVKYAMGIGADTSQGAPGDALEFSASAGGSAFIFGKENIIAEVLATYSYTTDTPDFWRREGAFYPLHGGRFTGEPAYFKHILGAGRAILERSGYKASDFAYAIFHMPNGKFPLTAGKKLGFTKEQMEPGWIVPLMGNTYSGSSPTGFSATLDVAKPGDLILLVSFGSGAGSDAFIFKITDRINEVRDRADRLQDMLEKNRIYLDYGQYAKYRGKIIMNE; encoded by the coding sequence ATGGTTGGAATTATTGGCTATGGATCTTATCTCCCCCGTTACAGAATCAAGGTCGAAGATATCGCTCATCAGTGGGGCAGGGATCCTGAAACCATCAAAAGAGGACTTCTGCTTAAAGAGAAGACAGTACCGGGGATGGATGAGGATACGATTACGATTTCAGTGGAAGCGGGCCGCAATGCCCTGAAACGCGCCGGGATCGACCCGGTGGAGATCGGAGCACTTTACATCGGCTCTGAATCCCATCCCTACGCGGTAAAACCTTCAGGAACAGTTGTGGCTGAAGCCCTGGGGATTGTTCCTGAAGTTCATATCGCTGATTATGAATTCGCCTGTAAAGCCGGCACCGAGGCGATGTTCGTCGCCCACGCACTGGTAAAAGCCGGTCTGGTTAAGTATGCAATGGGTATCGGTGCTGACACTTCTCAAGGAGCACCCGGCGACGCCCTGGAATTTTCAGCTTCTGCCGGTGGTTCGGCGTTCATCTTCGGAAAGGAGAATATAATCGCTGAGGTTCTCGCTACTTATTCTTATACTACAGATACTCCTGACTTCTGGCGCAGAGAAGGTGCATTTTACCCGCTCCACGGCGGCCGATTTACCGGTGAACCGGCGTACTTTAAGCACATCCTTGGTGCAGGAAGGGCGATTCTCGAGAGATCAGGATATAAGGCGTCGGACTTTGCCTATGCAATCTTTCATATGCCCAACGGCAAATTTCCTCTGACCGCCGGCAAAAAATTGGGGTTTACCAAAGAACAGATGGAGCCGGGCTGGATTGTTCCTCTTATGGGCAATACCTATTCAGGTTCCTCTCCCACTGGTTTTTCCGCTACCCTCGATGTCGCGAAACCCGGTGATCTGATTCTTCTGGTTTCATTCGGTTCAGGCGCCGGCAGCGACGCATTCATCTTCAAGATAACCGACCGGATTAATGAAGTCCGTGACCGGGCGGACAGGCTGCAGGATATGCTGGAGAAGAATCGGATATATCTCGATTACGGCCAATATGCAAAATACCGCGGTAAGATTATAATGAATGAATAA
- a CDS encoding thiolase domain-containing protein: MRDVYIIGVGMTKFGELWSKSLRDIFVEAALAAIDDAGVEHIDSMYVGSMTPGLFVGQEHIGALMADYLGVAPIPAVRVESACCSGGMALRLGFFEVAAGNSEIVLVGGVEKMNDGADVTYALATAADQEYEVYQGVTFPGLYALIARAHMVHYGTTRKQLAAVSVKNHRNGALNPNAQFPKEVTIDQVINATLVADPLTVLDSSPVSDGAACVILASADAAKGLQKPLVKIIGSGAATDTIALHAREDITTLKAVKVSGERAYKMAGIKPSDVGFAEVHDCFSIAEICIIEDLGFVEKGQGGPFTEQGHTALDGKIPINTSGGLKSKGHPVGATGVAQAVEVVEQLRGEAGKRQIKGPKIGLAQNMGGSGASSVVHIFKAE, from the coding sequence ATGCGTGATGTTTATATAATCGGCGTTGGAATGACCAAATTCGGTGAACTCTGGTCAAAATCACTGAGAGACATTTTCGTCGAGGCGGCACTCGCCGCGATCGACGACGCCGGAGTTGAACATATTGATTCCATGTATGTCGGCTCGATGACTCCCGGCCTTTTTGTGGGGCAGGAACATATCGGTGCCCTGATGGCGGATTATCTCGGTGTTGCTCCGATTCCTGCAGTGCGTGTCGAATCGGCATGCTGCTCCGGTGGTATGGCGCTCAGACTTGGTTTCTTTGAGGTTGCAGCGGGAAACAGTGAAATCGTTCTCGTCGGCGGAGTCGAGAAGATGAATGACGGCGCCGATGTTACTTATGCCCTCGCGACTGCGGCTGACCAGGAATATGAGGTATACCAGGGTGTTACATTTCCCGGATTATACGCCCTGATAGCACGGGCGCATATGGTACATTACGGTACAACCAGGAAACAACTCGCCGCCGTTTCAGTGAAGAACCATCGCAATGGAGCATTGAATCCGAATGCACAATTTCCCAAAGAAGTCACCATTGACCAGGTCATTAATGCGACATTGGTCGCCGATCCCCTTACAGTACTTGACAGCTCACCGGTATCTGATGGAGCCGCCTGTGTTATCTTAGCGTCGGCAGATGCAGCCAAAGGTCTGCAGAAACCACTTGTGAAGATAATCGGTTCAGGTGCGGCGACCGATACAATAGCTCTGCATGCAAGGGAGGATATCACCACCCTGAAGGCGGTGAAGGTTTCCGGAGAACGGGCATATAAGATGGCGGGGATAAAGCCTTCAGATGTCGGTTTTGCCGAGGTCCATGACTGTTTCAGTATCGCCGAGATTTGCATAATCGAAGATCTGGGATTTGTGGAGAAAGGCCAGGGTGGTCCTTTTACCGAGCAGGGACATACGGCACTGGACGGAAAGATTCCGATCAATACTTCGGGCGGATTGAAATCAAAGGGACATCCGGTCGGAGCCACGGGTGTTGCTCAGGCCGTTGAGGTTGTGGAACAGTTGAGAGGAGAAGCAGGCAAACGCCAGATAAAGGGTCCCAAGATCGGTCTGGCTCAGAATATGGGTGGTTCAGGTGCGTCATCAGTCGTTCATATATTTAAAGCAGAATAG
- a CDS encoding Zn-ribbon domain-containing OB-fold protein, which produces MPSPRYRREMPQRYRLEAGKCKKCGKISFPPRLICPACGSKDFEKTKLTDYGKIVSYTTIRVAPSDFATQVPYNIAIVESDNGVRVTTQVVDCKPEDLEIGKRVKFVFRKLSAEGHTGIICYGYKAVPV; this is translated from the coding sequence ATGCCGTCACCGAGATATAGAAGAGAAATGCCCCAGAGATACAGACTTGAGGCAGGGAAATGTAAAAAATGCGGCAAAATTTCTTTTCCGCCGCGTCTGATATGCCCGGCATGCGGGTCAAAGGATTTTGAAAAGACCAAACTGACGGATTACGGTAAGATAGTTTCCTATACAACGATTCGTGTCGCACCTTCGGATTTCGCCACTCAGGTTCCCTACAACATCGCAATAGTGGAATCAGATAACGGGGTGCGGGTTACCACACAGGTCGTGGATTGTAAACCTGAAGATCTGGAGATCGGAAAGAGGGTGAAGTTCGTTTTCAGGAAACTCTCTGCAGAAGGCCATACCGGAATCATCTGTTACGGATATAAGGCAGTACCCGTATAA